From a single Chiloscyllium punctatum isolate Juve2018m chromosome 29, sChiPun1.3, whole genome shotgun sequence genomic region:
- the LOC140454651 gene encoding leucine-rich repeat and fibronectin type III domain-containing protein 1-like protein isoform X2 translates to MERLLFSLLLLSLTVKAQLCPKRCICQNLSPSLSILCAKTGLLFVPPFIDRRTVELRLTDNFITTVKRKDFANMTSLVHLTLSRNTISQIMPLTFGDLRGLRALHLDSNRLTKLVNDHLKGLVNLRHLILNNNQLSYISEGSFNDFITCLEDLDMSYNNLEQFPWVAIAKMVNLNTLTLDHNLIDHIEEGTFSVLHKLGRLDMTSNRLQKLPPDPLFLRTQLLVNAKGTQYFSLVLSFGGNPLHCNCELLWLRRLTRKDDLETCASPPHLMGKYFWSISEDDFTCEPPLITRLYSTKTFVMEGQSVTLKCKAIGDPDPSILWSSPEGKLLSNTSRTMIYDNGTLDILITTLKDSGMFTCIASNAAGESTTNITIGIIPLPHLVNLTNQVQEPAPGSSDITTSTKSGSPSNGTDTKSLQDKKVVATELSTTSALIRWPSQRPIPGIRMYQIQYNSTTDDTLVYRMIPSTSRTFLVNDLAPGRDYDLCILAVYDDGITSMTGTRVVGCVQFTTEQEYTQCHSVHTQFLGGTMIIIIGGIIVASVLVFIIILMIRYKVYNNTGEHKTVVSNMCSQTNGGQNGGMTQSSSKLTEGSEPQLPKEGTD, encoded by the exons ATGGAGAGGCTCCTCTTCTCTCTGCTCCTGCTCAGTTTGACTGTCAAGGCTCAGCTTTGTCCAAAGCGTTGCATCTGCCAgaacctctccccttccctctccatcCTCTGTGCCAAAACTGGGCTTCTCTTTGTGCCTCCATTTATCGACAGGAGGACGGTGGAGCTGCGCCTAACCGATAACTTCATCACCACGGTGAAGAGGAAAGACTTTGCCAACATGACCAGCCTTGTCCACCTCACGTTGTCGAGGAATACAATCAGCCAGATCATGCCTCTCACCTTTGGTGACCTCCGCGGTCTTCGGGCTCTACACCTGGACAGTAACAGACTGACCAAGCTTGTGAATGACCACCTGAAAGGCCTGGTGAATCTCCGCCACCTAATCCTGAACAACAATCAGCTCAGCTACATCTCGGAAGGATCCTTTAACGACTTCATCACCTGCCTGGAGGATCTGGACATGTCCTACAATAACCTGGAGCAGTTTCCTTGGGTGGCCATTGCCAAAATGGTCAATCTGAACACGCTCACCTTGGATCACAATCTAATTGACCACATCGAAGAAGGGACATTCTCTGTTCTCCACAAGCTAGGCCGATTAGACATGACATCCAACAGACTACAAAAACTTCCTCCTGATCCTCTTTTCTTAAGAACTCAGCTACTGGTTAATGCCAAAGGCACTCAGTACTTCTCATTGGTGCTCAGCTTTGGTGGAAACCCATTGCATTGTAATTGTGAGTTACTCTGGCTGAGGCGCCTGACAAGGAAAGATGACCTGGAGACCTGTGCATCACCGCCTCACTTGATGGGGAAATATTTTTGGTCAATCTCAGAGGATGACTTTACTTGTGAACCCCCTCTCATCACACGGCTTTATTCGACCAAGACGTTTGTTATGGAGGGGCAGAGTGTGACATTGAAGTGTAAAGCGATCGGGGATCCGGACCCTTCCATTCTCTGGAGCTCGCCAGAGGGGAAGCTGCTTTCCAACACGTCCAGGACGATGATATACGACAACGGAACCTTGGATATCCTGATCACGACTCTGAAAGACAGCGGCATGTTCACCTGCATCGCTTCCAATGCAGCTGGAGAATCAACCACCAACATCACCATCGGAATCATCCCACTGCCCCATCTCGTCAACCTCACAAACCAAGTGCAGGAGCCCGCCCCGGGGTCATCCGACATCACCACATCCACCAAATCCGGCTCACCTTCCAACGGCACTGACACCAAGAGTCTGCAGGATAAGAAAGTTGTGGCTACGGAACTGAGCACAACATCAGCCCTTATCCGGTGGCCCTCCCAACGGCCAATCCCTGGGATCCGGATGTACCAAATCCAGTACAACAGCACCACTGATGATACTTTGGTCTACAG AATGATTCCATCTACAAGCAGAACCTTCTTGGTGAATGATCTGGCTCCGGGAAGGGACTATGACCTGTGCATTTTGGCTGTCTATGATGATGGGATTACTTCAATGACTGGCACTAGAGTGGTGGGCTGCGTCCAATTCACAACTGAACAAGAATACACCCAATGCCATTCAGTACACACCCAGTTCCTTGGTGGGACCATGATCATCATCATTGGTGGCATCATTGTGGCCtctgtgttggttttcattatcaTCCTTATGATCAGATACAAAGTCTACaataacactggggaacacaaGACTGTGGTGAGCAACATGTGCTCACAGACTAATGGAGGTCAGAATGGAGGAATGACACAGTCCAGCTCAAAGCTCACCGAAGGTTCAG AGCCACAGCTACCCAAGGAGGGCACGGACTAA
- the LOC140454651 gene encoding leucine-rich repeat and fibronectin type III domain-containing protein 1-like protein isoform X1 — protein MERLLFSLLLLSLTVKAQLCPKRCICQNLSPSLSILCAKTGLLFVPPFIDRRTVELRLTDNFITTVKRKDFANMTSLVHLTLSRNTISQIMPLTFGDLRGLRALHLDSNRLTKLVNDHLKGLVNLRHLILNNNQLSYISEGSFNDFITCLEDLDMSYNNLEQFPWVAIAKMVNLNTLTLDHNLIDHIEEGTFSVLHKLGRLDMTSNRLQKLPPDPLFLRTQLLVNAKGTQYFSLVLSFGGNPLHCNCELLWLRRLTRKDDLETCASPPHLMGKYFWSISEDDFTCEPPLITRLYSTKTFVMEGQSVTLKCKAIGDPDPSILWSSPEGKLLSNTSRTMIYDNGTLDILITTLKDSGMFTCIASNAAGESTTNITIGIIPLPHLVNLTNQVQEPAPGSSDITTSTKSGSPSNGTDTKSLQDKKVVATELSTTSALIRWPSQRPIPGIRMYQIQYNSTTDDTLVYRMIPSTSRTFLVNDLAPGRDYDLCILAVYDDGITSMTGTRVVGCVQFTTEQEYTQCHSVHTQFLGGTMIIIIGGIIVASVLVFIIILMIRYKVYNNTGEHKTVVSNMCSQTNGGQNGGMTQSSSKLTEGSGESIQEIFGESSKGLVTVLLNMSREKGDFPQATVLTADTLSHTQCRRTKPVVDPQKEAQLSSEEGQTEGSTTDSSLSVCLIRPRKVMLPRREKEAKLSNVSVLPCEISRTHHRHSFDGDYSLFQSHSYPRRARTKANLTGSGQNLNSDDTVLENKRTTCSSTEWMLESTV, from the exons ATGGAGAGGCTCCTCTTCTCTCTGCTCCTGCTCAGTTTGACTGTCAAGGCTCAGCTTTGTCCAAAGCGTTGCATCTGCCAgaacctctccccttccctctccatcCTCTGTGCCAAAACTGGGCTTCTCTTTGTGCCTCCATTTATCGACAGGAGGACGGTGGAGCTGCGCCTAACCGATAACTTCATCACCACGGTGAAGAGGAAAGACTTTGCCAACATGACCAGCCTTGTCCACCTCACGTTGTCGAGGAATACAATCAGCCAGATCATGCCTCTCACCTTTGGTGACCTCCGCGGTCTTCGGGCTCTACACCTGGACAGTAACAGACTGACCAAGCTTGTGAATGACCACCTGAAAGGCCTGGTGAATCTCCGCCACCTAATCCTGAACAACAATCAGCTCAGCTACATCTCGGAAGGATCCTTTAACGACTTCATCACCTGCCTGGAGGATCTGGACATGTCCTACAATAACCTGGAGCAGTTTCCTTGGGTGGCCATTGCCAAAATGGTCAATCTGAACACGCTCACCTTGGATCACAATCTAATTGACCACATCGAAGAAGGGACATTCTCTGTTCTCCACAAGCTAGGCCGATTAGACATGACATCCAACAGACTACAAAAACTTCCTCCTGATCCTCTTTTCTTAAGAACTCAGCTACTGGTTAATGCCAAAGGCACTCAGTACTTCTCATTGGTGCTCAGCTTTGGTGGAAACCCATTGCATTGTAATTGTGAGTTACTCTGGCTGAGGCGCCTGACAAGGAAAGATGACCTGGAGACCTGTGCATCACCGCCTCACTTGATGGGGAAATATTTTTGGTCAATCTCAGAGGATGACTTTACTTGTGAACCCCCTCTCATCACACGGCTTTATTCGACCAAGACGTTTGTTATGGAGGGGCAGAGTGTGACATTGAAGTGTAAAGCGATCGGGGATCCGGACCCTTCCATTCTCTGGAGCTCGCCAGAGGGGAAGCTGCTTTCCAACACGTCCAGGACGATGATATACGACAACGGAACCTTGGATATCCTGATCACGACTCTGAAAGACAGCGGCATGTTCACCTGCATCGCTTCCAATGCAGCTGGAGAATCAACCACCAACATCACCATCGGAATCATCCCACTGCCCCATCTCGTCAACCTCACAAACCAAGTGCAGGAGCCCGCCCCGGGGTCATCCGACATCACCACATCCACCAAATCCGGCTCACCTTCCAACGGCACTGACACCAAGAGTCTGCAGGATAAGAAAGTTGTGGCTACGGAACTGAGCACAACATCAGCCCTTATCCGGTGGCCCTCCCAACGGCCAATCCCTGGGATCCGGATGTACCAAATCCAGTACAACAGCACCACTGATGATACTTTGGTCTACAG AATGATTCCATCTACAAGCAGAACCTTCTTGGTGAATGATCTGGCTCCGGGAAGGGACTATGACCTGTGCATTTTGGCTGTCTATGATGATGGGATTACTTCAATGACTGGCACTAGAGTGGTGGGCTGCGTCCAATTCACAACTGAACAAGAATACACCCAATGCCATTCAGTACACACCCAGTTCCTTGGTGGGACCATGATCATCATCATTGGTGGCATCATTGTGGCCtctgtgttggttttcattatcaTCCTTATGATCAGATACAAAGTCTACaataacactggggaacacaaGACTGTGGTGAGCAACATGTGCTCACAGACTAATGGAGGTCAGAATGGAGGAATGACACAGTCCAGCTCAAAGCTCACCGAAGGTTCAGGTGAGTCCATTCAAGAGATTTTTGGTGAATCCTCCAAAGGTTTGGTGACTGTGTTATTGAACATGTCTCGGGAAAAGGGTGATTTTCCTCAAGCTACTGTGCTGACAGCAGACACTTTGTCTCACACACAATGCAGGAGGACAAAGCCAGTTGTAGACCCCCAGAAAGAAGCTCAGCTGTCCTCtgaagagggacagacagaggggagcACAACTGACTCCAGCTTGTCGGTTTGCTTGATTAGACCGCGCAAGGTCATGCTACCTCGAAGGGAAAAGGAAGCTAAACTAAGCAATGTATCTGTTCTGCCCTGCGAAATCTCGAGAACCCACCATAGACATTCGTTTGATGGAGACTATTCTCTGTTCCAGAGCCACAGCTACCCAAGGAGGGCACGGACTAAGGCAAATCTGACTGGCAGTGGGCAGAATTTGAACTCTGATGACACTGTCTTGGAGAACAAGAGAACCACGTGCAGCAGCACAGAATGGATGTTGGAAAGCACAGTGTGA